A stretch of DNA from Pogoniulus pusillus isolate bPogPus1 chromosome 8, bPogPus1.pri, whole genome shotgun sequence:
AGTGGTTAACTCAGATGCGCACAAGAATTATTCCAAAGTTTATCTCATCTGTATTATTCTATGaatgcttctgaaaaaaaatcaaatgtgCTTTCAGCTAAGTGAAAAAAGCAGCTTTGACCACTTTGATTTAGAGAAACCAACTTCTTCAAATGAATCTTCTCAAATCTGGTTGCCAATAGCTTTAAGCATCTGGTATACCAGTGAGGCACAAGGTCACATTTTCTGTACCCATAACCTATTACATCATAAGTTTCCTTCCCATTTCTAACCAGATTTAGAACACCCTCAtaacagaagagcagcctgagatgtAAATAGTTATAAACAAAAGAAGCTTAATGCCTCACCATACACATTACTGCTGCGACCGTGCTGGCGCTGAGCACGCTGCCCAGAACCTTTTGCGTCATTGATGCACTGACATCAACTGCAACTAAGAAGCGTTTTCCTGTTGGTTCAACTGTCTAAAtggaaaacaagaagaaaaataaataaaacaggTACAAAAAGCTAAATACGTTAAAGTTCTTCTTTTTAGAAGTGGAATCCCTTAGAAGTGGGGCTTTTTATTCTTCCCAGGCTAACGTTAGGACAAAAGTGTTGCTAAAAGCTGAATATATCAtggagttttgatttttttgttgaaTAAGATGTCAATTCCTGAGAGCTGTGTTATAAATATGCAATAGCATTACCCACCCAAACTGTTCTTGATCATTTTATAAGAtttttgaagatttttttttaaagttttcttAAAAAGCTTTAACAAACTGAAGAACTCTTATTACCTTGAAAGTTTTGTAAAAGGAAGCATCTAAAGCTTCTAAAATGTCTTGATCAGGACGCCACCAAAGCTTCCCTCTGCTTCCATGTCCAGCTTTATAGGTTTCTAATGCAACCAAAATGTGGAATGGATGTATTCTAGCCTGCAGGTAGAGAAAAGAGAATGGACCTCATTCCCTTTTCCAGAATCCTCCAACAAATTCCCTTAGCCCATCACCAGAATTCTGGTGAAATTTCACAGTTCTGTGACTTTCTATTACAGGCTTACAGGAAGCAAAAGCTCCTTTACTGATGAAAGGAAAGAAGTTGAGCTAGGAAAAGAGCAAACTTTAAATCAGTTTTGTATCAAACACAGTAAAACTGGAGAAACAAACTATTTTCAGAACAGAGCATTCATTTTCCTCTAAGAAGACAATGCAAatagtttcttctttttttcatttctctacTGAAACAACATTTTTCTTTTACTGATTTGTCAACATTTTGTTATCTTTTTCCTCAAGGGCAGTTTCAATTATTAGTAACTACAAGGAGCAAATCTTGGCAAATCTGAGTGCCTGTCTACTGTCTTTCTTCCATCCAGATATTGTGCCATCCACCATCTTTGCTGTCCCTTCTCCGATGCTTCACGAAGTATCCATGATGTAAAGTAGAAATatgggaaagggaagagcaacAGAGTAAGGAAggacctgctgctgtttttcttGCTTCAGCATGTTGTTGAAGAAGTTATGCTTCCTGATTCTAATGTTCCCAAACCCATAAAACTattagaaaggaagaaaataaagaaaacaaacaaaaaaacccaacctcaaACCAAACACTTCCATTAAATTcctgacattttttttctgtctttggggaatcctctttttcctcttattCTCTTAGCTTTACTGTCTATCAAAGAAGATGGAGATCAAAGAAGAGAGTCTTTTTGTTCTTACTCTTCCTCTCAGCTGCTATGCTTGTTCCTTAATTCACTTCCTAGACCCCTACACAAATAACTTCCACTCACTTTAAGCTTGTACGGCTGATTCTTAATTACAAGGCTCAAAAACAGTGGACAAGGACAACATTCAAAGCTTGTCACAGAGCTAATTTAAGAAAAGATCTTAGCTGCCAATATACTTCATTTGTAGAAAAATGTCAGAAATGGGGAGGTTGAGTGCTGTGAAAAAAAGTTAAACAAGAAATGATAAAGACAAGTTTTAAAATTAAGAAGCAGGTATTCCACTGCAGATTTTGAAGAGATTAGAACCACACATTTTCTTCAAAGAACATCTTTTTTTACTTTGTCAGGGGGGTGCCTGAAGAAATACACCTCAGGAAAAGATGAGAAGCCACAAAAGCTAACACTGCTTGTGAAAAAGTTCTTACCTTTTTTAGCAGTTTCTCATTTCTCAGTCTTTCACACACTATTGCCACTTCTGAACCTCGTGGTTCAAGTACTGAATTTGCTGTCAGCTTCCCTAAATTTCTCAACAGTACAGAAATGGACATCTCCTTCAGCAATGCCTTCCAAACCTACaatagagaaaagaaaaaaagaaagaaagaaagaaattcctAAACCACAAGACTTGACATCTGTACATTAAGTAGGTGTATTCAAAAATCAATGTACAAATTATAGAATTTATGTGAAGATCCTAATTATTTTAAATTAGCTACTTGGGTAAACAACTTGAAAAACACAAAGGTTATTTTTGAACAGAAATCTGACTCTGAAAAGTGTTACTCTAAAGAGTACAAAGCTAATGAAGTTTACCTACCTCTTTAGATTTCAGATGGTTTGTCAGGAGATGCTCCCTAACCAGACCATATTCCTCTATTAAATGAGTAACTTCCAATTCATCTTTTGTGCGTTTTACTTTCTCCACAGCCTCCAGATACTTCAAGAGTTTTTCAATCTCAGCAGAAACTGCTTTGTCTTTATAAGCCTCTTGAACATCTTTCCATCCTTTGGTAATATATTTCGCGACTACAGCAATGCctatggaaaagaaaataaaaatccaagCAGGATTACCCTCTTCATACTGGCATTTATCATTCTAGCATGAAAAGGAGTTAGCAGGTTTCATTCTGACCTGCCAACCAGCTAAGAAAAGTGTCAGCCAAACACAACTCAGAGCAGTAGTTTTAATTACTGTATTATTCTCCTCAGAAGTACAGAGCCTAACATATTTGAAACCAACAGATTTTCCCATATAATGGAAAAAGTGTTGTTTCATAATATGTAAGCAAATAGGAAAAAATTAAGGGAACTGCATTATTTCATCTTTTCTTCacatcaggaagaaaaagaaggaacaaACTGTTTATCTTGAAGATAAACAGTTCAATTCTGATACACTCAGGTTTTTAAGATGCAACTTAGAGGATATACCATCACTAGGAAATTATCACTCTACAGTGGTACTTGGGTTTCCAGAACAGTTCCACAGTAAATATAAAAGGTTTAAAGCACAGTACTTTCAGGTAAATAAAAATTTATTACCTTCACTGGCAGGTTTTAGGTGGGACAACCTCAGAAGATCTTTATGAGACCAACCACTTCTTTGTTTATATTTTGTAACTGCTAAAGCAACAGCCATGCCATTCTTTCCATTGTACCAATCTGCAACAGCTTTCCTCAGTGCACGGCCCCACATGCCACATTTCATGCCCTCCTTCAGATCTTTTTTAAATTGGATGAAAGTAAAGAGATGGGTTGGTATGCAACAAACCTCAGGAACAGCTTTAAATGCcgcttgctttgtttttgcaTCAGAACACTGTGAGCAAACTGCAAGAGCAAAAAGCAGAGGCTCCTGTTTTGCGGCTCTGCCTTCTTTACTAAATGTCTTTATTTCTTGAATAGCTTCACAACCTCTACCCTCTTCAATCAGTCTCATTAAAGCTTCTGCATTTTCAAAGCCCAGCTTCTGCTCTTTGATGGAGTAAGTACCACCTTCTGAACCAAAACACAAGAAGCGCTGGAGTCTATTCATATCGGTGACATGCCACGCATAATCAGTCGCGGAGCTTGGCACCTGCTTCTCGTTCAGAAGCTGCACTTGGTTTTCCTCGTCCTCCATTGTTTATCTTTCCAGGAGTCCTGTTGAAAGAATATCCAAGTTTATTGAGAACTATTGTGAAAACCTGATAACTCCACTCTCTTCTGATTTCTTGATAAAGTAAAAGTAACTTATCTACACACTTGCAATTTTTCCTTCACAAATGTAAAGAGCATACTCTAAGTGTGCAATACCACGTATCGATTAGGGGGAAACAAAGAAAACTATCTCAAAGTTATAACAGTGACAAATTCACTTTCTGAATTAACTCCAGTAAGTGGCACACAGAAATCATGTCTGTTATAGTGGCAGCAAAAGGACGTTACACGTCATCACTTAGGAAGACTTTTGGATTGCATGCTAAATTGATCAAAACCACAGATTTTGCCCTGCTCCTTTTTGCTAAGAAAGTACAATACAGACCAGATGAAGAAACACAATGATAAAACTAAGAATTAAAAGGCTGAAAAACTGTCTAGTCAGAAGACTTTGAGAGAATTGAAACATGGAGCGTTTTAGTGAGGCTCAGACAACAGCCTTCTAACAACTGACAGTAGCTCAAGAAAAAACTACCACAGGCTGAACTAGTCTGCTGTTTCAAATGAGATCCAAGAAAACACACAGACATACCAAATTCAGTGCTGTTTTATATTTTAGATGAAAgggtgggaaaaaaagacaaaaaaaaaaccccaaacaacccaagcaaacaaaaaatgtcCAATCTTTTAGGCTTTCTTATACTCTGGGTTGCAAAATTTCAGCTGCAATACTCATATGCAACAATACTGCTCTTGGAGAAGCATAATAAAATTCAAACTGCAACATTTAAACTGAAATGAACACAGAGTGAATTGAGACCACCAAGGTAAGGGGAAGAAAATCCATCATCTTAACTATCTCCAAGCTATTTAGGTAGCAACAATAAACTCAGTTTTCTCAGCTCACaccaaataataaaaaaagataTTATATAGCATCAAGAAGTCCTAtctaaaaaccaaaacaaaaagaggctctgcatatatatatagaatcatagaatcaaccaggttggaagagacctccaagatcagccagtccaacctagcacccagccctagccaatcaactagaccatggcactaagtgcctcatccaggcgtttcttgaagacccccagggacggtgcctccaccacctccctgggcagcccattccaatgggaaatcactgtctctgggaagaacttcttcctaatatccagcctatacctaccctggcacaacttgagactgtgtccccttgttctattgctggtcacctgggagaagaggccaccccccacctggctacaatgccctttcaggtagttgtaaacagcaataagatcacccctgagcctcctcttctccaggctaaacaggcccagctccctcaacctctcctcataggatttgtgctccaggcccctcaccagcttcgttgcccttctctggacatgttccagcacctcaacatccttcttgaattgaggggcccagaactggacacagtactcaaggtgcggtctgaccagtgctgagtagaggggaagaataacctcccttgacctactggccaagtgtatttatatgtatatataaatacacTAAAATCTGAGCACACACAAATAACATTTCAAAGACATTCACGTAACTATTTGTATGCATCACAGATACCCACTTTCAACATGCATGTTGGGATACTGCAAAGCCATTCTGCTTCATTTCTCAAGATAAGCTAGTACAAATAAATGTCTCTAATGTCAACAGATTATTTTCCCTCAGTTTAGGTAACACATTGACTTAAAAGCCATTTCCCTGCTTCCTCtttgacacagaatttttctttctctgcaagCAATTAGAAATGTGCCCTTCCTCTGTTCTTGCCAATCTGCAGTGATGCACTCAGAATGAAATAACGAATAATGATCAGTGCTCCCATTGTATTTTTATGATATTAGCAGCATACAGAATATAAAGTCATACACTGataactgtttttttttaatgcaggttTCAGATAAAAATTAGCTAAGAAATTTTTCATTGTATGCAGCATGTACTTTGAGCACCACTGCTCAGCTATTCTTCTTAGTGCTTAAATACTCCAACCATGTTTCCTGCCAAAGCAATTTAAACATGTATCATGCCTGAGCTGACTTTTTCCACCATCTGAAGCATGCAAATCTACAGGAAACAACAAGGGTGGAATTCAAAATGCAGCATACCATATAATTACATTTTAATGTCTAAATACATTTGGTTTCAATACATTTCAATTAGCCAGTTTCATTAAGCAGGAGGTGATGTTTCAcaagaaacacacaaaaaaaagtccTAAAATCACTCAGCATCCATTAGTTATTTGTAAGCAGGAAAAAATGGTATTTAGAAGGAATCTAACACCATTTATCTTGAAGCAAAACAATGGGAAGCACAAAGGAACACACATCAGTATTGAGATCTCCATCTACATGAAACTGAGATAAAATTGATACCTTCGCATAATAAACATTGCCACATTAAAATGAGACTAGTGGGAAAACTCTTTTCAGCCACCTATGGATTACCAAAGTTTAAACTGAACTGGAAGGCTGAACAAAACATTTATGATCTCACTTTGGTGATTATATTAAGAAATACTTCTAATATTTTAGATTTTTTTCATACATTTTTCCATTTGCACAGGTTCCATCTGGTTTGTCCGTTTTAATTCTCAGAGAGTCTCACTCATTCTGATGCTTACTTTTGTAGTCACTAACAAATCAGCTACCATTATTATCTCCACCTTGAAACCTTTACAAAGTTACTAGTGCCTTCGGATAAGCCATCTAGGATACAAACCAGTCTTACCTCAGCTTGCTGCTCTCTCAGGCATTTAGCTTCAAGCCAACAAAATTCTTTGGATCCTAATAGAGAGTGTAAATTCTTTAAATTTATATTTTAAAGACTACCCCTGAACATCTGCAATTGCTGATGCAAACCACTAATTTCACTACTAAGCAACCACACCAGAAGCATCACATTTATAATGGAAATGCACTTATCCAATGTAAAACTATTTAAATCATGTTGGGCGCTTCTACCACTTCATACTTCAACCTCTCAAGTTTTCTATTACCTCCGTCTAACCAgtgcctctcctctgctctgacctcaAGTTTATGTCCTTCATCCTTTAACAAATATACAACACTTTTACCCTCGCTGAGGGATAAATGCAAACACACACTTAACACACTCCCTACTACAACTCTGCTCTTCATCTGCTGAGCTACATCAGTGAACTTGAATTAAAAACACTCATGGATGATTTATCAATTAAATTCTGTCTCCAGAAGCATTTCCAATTTCGGAGCTACAGAAACGCCAACGGCACTACGAAAAGCCATTGGAAGTCACAGTCCAGCCAATTTCTAACACAACTGCTGAACTAAAATTCGTGGTTGCTCACCGttactaacaaaaaaaaaaaagagaaaaatcacaAAGGGATTTTAAAATATGTACTTTAAATACGATACAGATTGATCTAGAAGTAAAATACGACTTTGATGGTCTGAAGTAGCTTCCAGAACATGGGTTCTTACTATTATTAACCTCTTGTCTCTTTTACTATTCATTCCTCGTTTCCACAAGAAATAAAAtttgctttaaaagaaaatcGCCTGGAGGGAAAATGTATCTTAGCTAACACGAATAAAATCGTGAGAAAAGAGTGTCTAAAGCTGATCTCGAAAAGCTACGAGCCTAGGGGTCAGTGTCTCTAATGACAAACACGATGACGCCGAAGGCGACGAGCCACCCCGAACGACACGCCCTTTAATCCCCGCACGGGTTTtgcagtgcccaggtgccaaGCGGGAGGTGGCCATCGACAGACGGCTTCCCCGGATCCCTTCCACATCCGTGTCAATCCCAATGGAGAGTCCGAGCAGGACCCACACTTGTGCCGCGGGCAACCCGGTCGATGCCAGCCcgctcccccagccctcagtgCTCCCCTAGTAGGCGCGACTTGCCTGCGAGGCCGCGGCTGGGAGGGGCGGCGGGGCAGGGCCTGCCCGGGCCAGCACGGCCTCCGACGCCGAGTAGTGGCgcagccccagggagctgcGGCGGCTGTCGGAGCGCAGGGCGATAAGAAGGGGAGGGCAGGCGAGAGAGCTGGCGGTAGCGAAGCCGTCTCCGGACGgcgggaggcaggcagggcaggtcctACACGGGCCGCCTAAGCCTGGATGCTTCTCGCAGCCCAGCCCCGCCCAACCGGCGCCCTGACAGCATCCCCGGGACCCGGATGGGACCGCGCCCACCGCAGCCGCACTCCAGTGCCCGGATGGAGCCGCGCCGCGGAGCCGGAGCCGCGCTCTGTGCAGCATGGGGACTTTTCTCCACCTGCCACGTTTTCGTTCCGCAGGCGCGGAGCTCCAGGGCAGGCTTGCAGCCGTTCCGTGGCTGGGGCGGTACCGCGGCCGGCAGCGGGCAGCTGCCCCGGATCTAGTCCCTTCGGCAGCTTCCTGCTCCCGCCCCGCCTCACCATAGAGATGACAGGCACGGCGTGGCCGCGGGGCCTGCCGGGAAGGGAGCGGCGTGCTGCGGCCTCGCAGCTAACCGGCCGGCGGCGGCGGACCTGAGCGAGCCTACTGCCCGCCGCCATGTCGGGAGGGAGCAGCGCCGGCGAGTGGTGCCTCATGGAGAGCGACCCGGGCGTCTTCACGGAGCTCATCAAGGGCTTCGgtgagggagaagggggagcgGGGCCGGACGCTGGGGTCGCGCCGCTGGGCAGGCAGTGGGACGCTGAGGCCGCAGTCCCGCCGATGATTGCAGCTTTTCCCGCGCTGGTGCGGGACAGGTCTGCCCGCCGCGTCTGGCGGGGCGGCGGCTGTCTCCCGGCGAGGGGCGCCGAGCCGGTGGGCTGAGCGCGGCTGCGATTTTGCGGCTGCCCGGCTAGCTAAGGGAAAGGAACGTGGGACGTGGTggagggcaggctcaggccgACGTCTGGCGCACCCCGGCAGCCCTCCAGTGACCTCGGTGCCGCCGTTTCGGGTTTGGGCCGTGCTCGCCGCGCCTAGCACTACCCCTTCGCCGTACCTGTCACTGCCTCGGCAGTCTGCACGTACCCAcggcgggcagcggcggcgCGGCCCCGGGATTCTGGGCTTCAGGGCGGTGGGTGCCCGGTCGTAGGGTGGGCTgtgcagcagagcctgtcctgtcGCCCAGGGCATGTGGACGCTCTCTTCGGAGAGCTCGACAGGCACATGGCGCGTCGGGGAGAATAGCGGTGTTTGCAAGGGGCTGGATGCTGTTCGAGTCGTGTGTCAGCTGACAAGGCTTTAGAATTCCCAGGAGAGGAAACGTTACGGGAAAGCCCTATAACCACgctgagctgtggtgcttggcAGGAGATTGCGTAGCCTGCCAGGGGCTGCTTTGGCTTTTAAAACGTTAAATTATACATTGAATGGCATTTAGTATCCTTGGTAATATCATAATTGTGCGACTGTGACAGCAGATGAGCCCACACAAGATTTTGACAGAAGCAGCTAAGTGATTCTGTTCAAGGTTACAGTGGTGTATAATTTCCGTTGTCTTTCTCACAAGTGAAGTCCAGGCATGCATCTCACACTGTGTTTCTATGTAACTAATAAACTTCTACATACTAAGTGTTTGAGCTTCTGGGGCTCGGTCTTGTTTGAGCATATCGTTGACAGTATCTTCTATCAAATATCTGGTGGTGTTCTCTGAAATTGGATGTTTTAAGATGTTCTTAAACATCTGGATGTTTTGGAGACAGATGTTCTGCCTTGGACTAGGTGACAATATCTTCAAAACCGGCATTATATTCACTTGACATGAGGTGACCAGGttcatctctgcttcttttttAAAGGCAGATAGACAAAGGAGAAACtgctgaatatttttttttgtcctgtctttgtttttttaaaggaagcACATTAAAGCCTGTAAATGGACTTTGCCATAACCTGGACATACAAGTTGTAAATCTTGCTGTAGGTCCTTCACGTGTGTTTTAACTGGCTGCATCTCTTTTAAATGAGGTAGTTGAAGAAACCTGTATCTTTCCTTGTTGCAGGTTGTAGAGGAGCACAAGTTGAAGAAATATGGAGCTTAGAACCAGAGAACTTTGAAAAATTGAAGTAAGGTGCTTTTATAATCTACACAGTTTGCATTTGTCCAAAGCAGCTGTACTAAACTCAGGTGGTATTTTGGTAAtgcattttctttgttttttccttcagtttccAAAGGTGTTCATGAAGATTTTGTTGTAATTAAATACTTGGCAATTAAATGCGTTTTTATTAATGCCTTGGTACTTAATCTAGCATTTATGGGTTTAGAAAGAGATGTTAATAGCAGCTGGACTGGAAATGCAGCTGTATTTTTTCATGTTTGCTTGCATTATATCATTTGACAAATTTCTATTCCATGCTCCAGCTCCCTTCTTCCCATAACATGATATTGCATCTGTTGCCTTAAATTAATTTACTGTCCTTAGCTACTCTTGTAACATGTTTTTCCTGCAGAACCACTTCCACGTGTATGCAGGCAAACAGTCTTGTCATAACTGACAGTGACTGCTTCCATATGGAGCAGTTCTGTCTTCATTAGGC
This window harbors:
- the RO60 gene encoding RNA-binding protein RO60 isoform X2, which gives rise to MEDEENQVQLLNEKQVPSSATDYAWHVTDMNRLQRFLCFGSEGGTYSIKEQKLGFENAEALMRLIEEGRGCEAIQEIKTFSKEGRAAKQEPLLFALAVCSQCSDAKTKQAAFKAVPEVCCIPTHLFTFIQFKKDLKEGMKCGMWGRALRKAVADWYNGKNGMAVALAVTKYKQRSGWSHKDLLRLSHLKPASEGIAVVAKYITKGWKDVQEAYKDKAVSAEIEKLLKYLEAVEKVKRTKDELEVTHLIEEYGLVREHLLTNHLKSKEVWKALLKEMSISVLLRNLGKLTANSVLEPRGSEVAIVCERLRNEKLLKKARIHPFHILVALETYKAGHGSRGKLWWRPDQDILEALDASFYKTFKTVEPTGKRFLVAVDVSASMTQKVLGSVLSASTVAAVMCMVVARTEKDPHIVAFSHELVPCPVTADMTLPQVLVKIFQWVPLIVPFL
- the RO60 gene encoding RNA-binding protein RO60 isoform X1 → MEDEENQVQLLNEKQVPSSATDYAWHVTDMNRLQRFLCFGSEGGTYSIKEQKLGFENAEALMRLIEEGRGCEAIQEIKTFSKEGRAAKQEPLLFALAVCSQCSDAKTKQAAFKAVPEVCCIPTHLFTFIQFKKDLKEGMKCGMWGRALRKAVADWYNGKNGMAVALAVTKYKQRSGWSHKDLLRLSHLKPASEGIAVVAKYITKGWKDVQEAYKDKAVSAEIEKLLKYLEAVEKVKRTKDELEVTHLIEEYGLVREHLLTNHLKSKEVWKALLKEMSISVLLRNLGKLTANSVLEPRGSEVAIVCERLRNEKLLKKARIHPFHILVALETYKAGHGSRGKLWWRPDQDILEALDASFYKTFKTVEPTGKRFLVAVDVSASMTQKVLGSVLSASTVAAVMCMVVARTEKDPHIVAFSHELVPCPVTADMTLPQVLVKMYEIPMGTTDCSLPMIWAQKTQTAADVFIVFTDNETFAGHTQPAAALREYREKMGIPAKLIVCGMTSNGFTIADPDDRGMLDICGFDTGALDVIRNFALDLI